In Mus musculus strain C57BL/6J chromosome 14, GRCm38.p6 C57BL/6J, the following are encoded in one genomic region:
- the Pbk gene encoding lymphokine-activated killer T-cell-originated protein kinase, translating to MEGINNFKTPNKSEKRKSVLCSTPCVNIPASPFMQKLGFGTGVSVYLMKRSPRGLSHSPWAVKKISLLCDDHYRTVYQKRLTDEAKILKNLNHPNIIGYRAFTEASDGSLCLAMEYGGEKSLNDLIEERNKDSGSPFPAAVILRVALHMARGLKYLHQEKKLLHGDIKSSNVVIKGDFETIKICDVGVSLPLDENMTVTDPEACYIGTEPWKPKEALEENGIITDKADVFAFGLTLWEMMTLCIPHVNLPDDDVDEDATFDESDFDDEAYYAALGTRPSINMEELDDSYQKAIELFCVCTNEDPKDRPSAAHIVEALELDGQCCGLSSKH from the exons ATGGAAGGAATTAATAATTTCAAGACGCCAAACAAATCTGAAAAAAGGAAATCTG tATTATGTTCCACTCCATGTGTAAATATCCCTGCCTCTCCATTTATGCAGAAGCTTGGCTTTGGGACTGGGGTCAGCGTTTACCTAATGAAAAG aTCTCCAAGAGGGTTGTCTCATTCTCCTTGGGCCGTGAAAAAGATAAGTCTTTTATGCGATGATCATTATCGAACTGTGTATCAGAAGAGACTAACTGATGAAGCTAAGATTTTAAAAAACCTTAATCACCCAAACATTATAG GATATCGTGCTTTTACTGAAGCCAGTGATGGTAGTCTGTGCCTTGCTATGGAGTATGGAGGTGAAAAGTCTCTGAATGACTTAATAGAAGAGCGGAACAAAGACAGTGGAAGTCCTTTTCCAGCAGCTGTAATTCTCAGAGTTGCTTTGCACATGGCCAGAGGGCTAAAG TACCTGCACCAAGAAAAGAAGCTGCTTCATGGAGACATAAAGTCTTCAAATGTTGTAATTAAAGGTGATTTTGAAACAATTAAAATCTGTGATGTAGGAGTCTCTCTGCCATTGGATGAAAATATGACTG tgaCTGATCCTGAGGCCTGTTATATTGGTACTGAGCCATGGAAACCCAAGGAAGCGTTGGAAGAAAATGGCATCATTACTGACAAGGCAGATGTGTTTGCTTTTGGCCTTACTCTGTGGGAAATGATGACTTTATGTATTCCACACGTCAATCTTCCAGATGATGATGTTGATGAAG ATGCAACCTTTGATGAGAGTGACTTCGATGATGAAGCATATTATGCAGCTCTGGGGACAAGGCCATCCATCAACATGGAAGAGCTGGATGACTCCTACCAGAAGGCCATTGAACTCTTCTGTGTGTGCACTAATGAGGATCCTAAAGATCGCCCGTCTGCTGCACACATCGTTGAAGCTTTGGAACTAGATGGCCAATGTTGTGGTCTAAGCTCAAAGCATTAA